In Pseudomonas sp. MTM4, one genomic interval encodes:
- a CDS encoding sodium:alanine symporter family protein → MQFLNDLVNKINALVWGPPTLVLVLGTGLFLMISLKFMPWRTIPRGFRLMWQGRKNEPGAEGEISPFQALMTCLAATVGTGNIAGVATAIFLGGPGALFWMWCTALVGMATKYCEVVLAVHYREKDDRGEHVGGPMYAIKNGLGKKWLWLGGAFAIFGGLAGFGIGNMVQVNSMAHAMETTFGVPMWITGVVSMAIVGMVILGGIKRIGKVAASLVPFMCVAYIIAALVVLAVNFEAIPGAFALIFESAFNPVAATGGFAGAAVIAAIRFGVARGIFSNEAGLGTAGIAQAAGTSKCPVRSGLIGMLGTFIDTIIICSMTGLAIICSGVWTSGESGAALSAAAFESAMPGFGGAILTIALVVFAFTTILGWSYFGEKCWEFLVGTKAVWPFRVVWVLAVPFGAVAQLDFAWLVADTLNGLMAIPNLISLLLLSPVVVKLTNAYFAERKTQEALASVPQ, encoded by the coding sequence TTCATGCCTTGGCGCACCATTCCACGCGGCTTTCGGCTGATGTGGCAGGGGCGCAAGAACGAGCCCGGCGCCGAGGGTGAAATCAGCCCGTTCCAGGCGCTGATGACCTGCCTGGCGGCCACCGTCGGTACCGGCAACATCGCTGGCGTGGCGACCGCCATCTTCCTCGGCGGGCCGGGTGCGCTGTTCTGGATGTGGTGCACCGCGCTGGTGGGCATGGCGACCAAGTACTGCGAGGTTGTACTGGCCGTGCATTACCGCGAGAAGGACGACCGCGGCGAGCACGTTGGCGGCCCGATGTATGCGATCAAGAACGGCCTGGGCAAGAAGTGGCTGTGGCTCGGCGGCGCCTTCGCCATCTTCGGCGGCCTGGCCGGTTTCGGCATTGGCAACATGGTGCAGGTCAACAGCATGGCCCATGCCATGGAGACGACCTTCGGCGTACCGATGTGGATCACTGGCGTGGTCTCGATGGCCATCGTCGGCATGGTGATCCTCGGCGGCATCAAGCGCATCGGCAAGGTCGCCGCGTCGCTGGTGCCGTTCATGTGCGTGGCCTACATCATCGCCGCGCTGGTGGTGTTGGCGGTCAACTTCGAAGCCATTCCTGGCGCGTTCGCGCTGATCTTCGAATCCGCCTTCAACCCGGTCGCAGCAACCGGCGGCTTTGCCGGCGCGGCGGTGATTGCGGCGATTCGTTTCGGCGTGGCACGCGGCATCTTTTCCAACGAAGCAGGCCTCGGCACTGCCGGCATCGCCCAGGCCGCAGGCACCAGCAAATGCCCGGTTCGCTCCGGCCTGATCGGCATGTTGGGCACGTTCATCGACACCATCATCATCTGCTCGATGACCGGCCTGGCGATCATCTGCTCCGGCGTCTGGACCAGCGGCGAGAGCGGCGCGGCATTGTCGGCGGCCGCCTTCGAATCGGCGATGCCCGGTTTCGGCGGCGCCATCCTGACCATTGCGTTGGTGGTCTTTGCCTTCACCACCATTCTCGGCTGGAGCTACTTCGGCGAAAAATGCTGGGAGTTCCTGGTGGGCACCAAGGCCGTCTGGCCTTTCCGGGTGGTCTGGGTGCTGGCGGTTCCCTTCGGCGCGGTGGCGCAGCTGGACTTCGCCTGGCTGGTCGCTGACACCCTCAACGGCCTGATGGCGATTCCCAACCTGATCTCCTTGCTGCTGCTGAGCCCGGTGGTGGTCAAGCTGACCAACGCCTACTTCGCCGAACGCAAAACCCAGGAAGCGCTCGCCAGCGTTCCCCAGTGA
- a CDS encoding L-serine ammonia-lyase has protein sequence MSLSTFDLFKIGIGPSSSHTVGPMSAAARFAAGLKQDGLLDATERVRVELYGSLGATGKGHGSDKAVILGLEGEQPEQVDTTRIPERLAAIRKNGALRLLGEKPIRFVEKDHLAMIRKPLDFHPNGMVFRAFDAAGLQIRSREYYSVGGGFVVDEEAAGTDRIVEDRTPLPYPFRTARELLALCDQHGLSISQLMLANEAAWRPEAETRARLLQIWQIMQDCVSAGCRTEGILPGGLKVERRAARLYRQLSENPEANLRDSLNVLDWVDLYALAVNEENAAGGRVVTAPTNGAAGIIPALLHYYVRFVPGADEDGVVRFLLTAAAIGILYKENASISGAEVGCQGEVGVACSMGAGALCEVLGGTPQQVENAAEIGMEHNLGLTCDPVGGLVQVPCIERNAMGSVKAINAARMALRGDGSHFISLDKVIRTMRQTGADMKSKYKETARGGLAVNIIEC, from the coding sequence ATGTCCCTGAGTACCTTTGATCTGTTCAAGATCGGCATCGGTCCCTCCAGCTCACACACCGTCGGCCCCATGAGCGCGGCGGCACGGTTCGCCGCGGGCCTGAAGCAGGACGGCCTGCTGGATGCGACCGAGCGCGTGCGGGTCGAGCTGTATGGCTCGCTCGGCGCAACCGGCAAAGGCCACGGCAGCGACAAAGCAGTGATCCTAGGCCTCGAAGGCGAGCAGCCGGAACAGGTCGACACCACCCGCATCCCGGAACGTCTGGCGGCGATTCGCAAAAACGGCGCCCTGCGGCTGCTGGGTGAAAAGCCAATCCGCTTCGTCGAGAAGGACCATTTGGCGATGATTCGCAAGCCGTTGGATTTTCACCCCAACGGCATGGTGTTTCGCGCCTTCGACGCCGCCGGCCTGCAGATCCGCAGCCGCGAGTATTACTCGGTGGGCGGCGGTTTCGTGGTCGACGAAGAGGCGGCCGGCACCGACCGCATCGTCGAAGACCGCACGCCTCTGCCCTACCCCTTCCGCACCGCCCGTGAGTTGCTGGCACTGTGCGACCAACACGGCCTGTCGATCAGCCAACTGATGCTGGCCAACGAAGCAGCCTGGCGCCCGGAAGCGGAAACCCGCGCACGGCTGCTGCAGATATGGCAGATCATGCAGGACTGCGTGAGCGCCGGCTGCCGCACCGAAGGCATCCTGCCCGGCGGGCTCAAGGTCGAGCGCCGCGCCGCCCGGTTGTATCGCCAGCTCAGCGAAAACCCAGAAGCCAACCTGCGCGACAGCCTCAACGTGCTCGACTGGGTCGATCTGTACGCCCTGGCCGTCAACGAGGAAAACGCTGCCGGCGGCCGGGTGGTGACCGCACCGACCAATGGCGCCGCCGGAATCATCCCGGCGCTGCTGCACTATTACGTGCGCTTCGTGCCCGGCGCCGACGAAGACGGCGTGGTGCGTTTTCTGCTCACGGCGGCGGCCATCGGCATTCTCTACAAGGAGAACGCCTCGATCTCAGGTGCCGAAGTGGGTTGCCAGGGTGAAGTGGGCGTCGCCTGCTCAATGGGCGCCGGCGCGCTGTGCGAAGTGCTCGGCGGCACGCCGCAGCAGGTGGAAAACGCCGCTGAAATAGGCATGGAACACAACCTCGGCCTGACTTGCGACCCGGTCGGCGGACTGGTGCAAGTGCCCTGCATCGAGCGCAATGCCATGGGCTCGGTGAAGGCCATCAACGCCGCCCGCATGGCCCTGCGCGGCGACGGCAGCCACTTCATCTCACTGGACAAGGTCATCCGCACCATGCGCCAGACCGGCGCCGACATGAAGAGCAAGTACAAGGAAACCGCGCGCGGCGGGCTGGCCGTCAACATCATCGAATGTTGA